A section of the Ammospiza caudacuta isolate bAmmCau1 chromosome 28, bAmmCau1.pri, whole genome shotgun sequence genome encodes:
- the TLE5 gene encoding TLE family member 5 isoform X1, translating into MMFPQSRHSGSSHLPQQLKFTTSDSCDRIKDEFQLLQAQYHSLKLECDKLASEKSEMQRHYVMYYEMSYGLNIEMHKQAEIVKRLNGICAQVLPYLSQEHQQQVLGAIERAKQVTAPELNSIIRQQLQAHQLSQLQALALPLTPLPVGLQPPSLPAVSAGTGLLSLSALGSQAHLSKEDKNGHDGDAHQDDDGEKSD; encoded by the exons ATGATGTTTCCACAAAGCCGGCACTCG GGCTCCTCTCACCTGCCTCAGCAGCTGAAGTTCACGACCTCCGACTCGTGCGACCGCATCAAGGACGagttccagctgctgcaggcccagtACCACAG CTTGAAGTTGGAATGTGACAAACTAGCCAGCGAGAAATCGGAGATGCAGCGTCACTACGTCATG taCTATGAGATGTCCTACGGGCTGAATATTGAAATGCACAAACAG GCTGAAATTGTCAAGAGGCTAAATGGGATTTGTGCACAGGTTCTGCCCTACCTTTCACAAGAG caTCAGCAGCAAGTCTTGGGAGCCATTGAACGAGCTAAGCAGGTCACAGCACCAGAACTGAACTCCATCATCCGT cagcagctccaggctcaccagctgtcccagctccaaGCCCTCGCTCTGCCCCTGACCCCGCTGCCCGTGGGGCTCCAGCCTCCCTCTCTGCCCGCTGTCAGCGCTGGCACCGGGCTCCTGTCGCTGTCAGCCCTGGGCTCTCAGGCTCACCTCTCCAAGGAGGACAAGAACGGCCACGATGGGGATGCCCACCAAGATGATGATGGCGAGAAATCGGATTAG
- the TLE5 gene encoding TLE family member 5 isoform X3: MMFPQSRHSQLKFTTSDSCDRIKDEFQLLQAQYHSLKLECDKLASEKSEMQRHYVMYYEMSYGLNIEMHKQAEIVKRLNGICAQVLPYLSQEHQQQVLGAIERAKQVTAPELNSIIRQQLQAHQLSQLQALALPLTPLPVGLQPPSLPAVSAGTGLLSLSALGSQAHLSKEDKNGHDGDAHQDDDGEKSD; encoded by the exons ATGATGTTTCCACAAAGCCGGCACTCG CAGCTGAAGTTCACGACCTCCGACTCGTGCGACCGCATCAAGGACGagttccagctgctgcaggcccagtACCACAG CTTGAAGTTGGAATGTGACAAACTAGCCAGCGAGAAATCGGAGATGCAGCGTCACTACGTCATG taCTATGAGATGTCCTACGGGCTGAATATTGAAATGCACAAACAG GCTGAAATTGTCAAGAGGCTAAATGGGATTTGTGCACAGGTTCTGCCCTACCTTTCACAAGAG caTCAGCAGCAAGTCTTGGGAGCCATTGAACGAGCTAAGCAGGTCACAGCACCAGAACTGAACTCCATCATCCGT cagcagctccaggctcaccagctgtcccagctccaaGCCCTCGCTCTGCCCCTGACCCCGCTGCCCGTGGGGCTCCAGCCTCCCTCTCTGCCCGCTGTCAGCGCTGGCACCGGGCTCCTGTCGCTGTCAGCCCTGGGCTCTCAGGCTCACCTCTCCAAGGAGGACAAGAACGGCCACGATGGGGATGCCCACCAAGATGATGATGGCGAGAAATCGGATTAG
- the TLE2 gene encoding transducin-like enhancer protein 2 translates to MQRHYVMYYEMSYGLNIEMHKQAEIVKRLSAICAQIIPFLTQEHQQQVLQAVERAKQVTMGELNSIVGQQQLQQLSQHAAPLPLVPHPSSTQPPSLSTGSSGLLALSGALMAQVQLAKEHRVAQPGESRELTPSRSVSSSPAESLPDEQRTGLKRKREEKELPGHSDSGGDKSDDNLVVDEDPPSEPGSPRSRPPSPASVGGSSGEHREQSPTHSAASAATSKPSSSSPARDSLTPGPGPSSAIALRPPPGKAAGTDSATLCSPLSSSSPFTSSLAMVPHASPSLCTGTQLSVPQASSTLLHGRSPLVAFESHPHLRASTLSSSLPTVPGGKTAYSFHVSADGQMQPVPFPPDALLGSGIPRHARQLHTLSHGEVVCAVTISNSTRHVYTGGKGCVKVWDVGQPGTKTAVAQLDCLNRDNYIRSCKLLPDGRSLIVGGEASTLSIWDLAAPTPRIKAELTSSAPACYALAISPDAKVCFSCCSDGNIVVWDLQNQTLVRQFQGHTDGASCIDISNYGTKLWTGGLDNTVRCWDLREGRQLQQHDFSSQIFSLGYCPMGEWLAVGMESSNVEILHVTKPDKYQLHLHESCVLSLKFASCGRWFVSTGKDNLLNAWRAPYGASIFQSKESSSVLSCDISVNDKFIVTGSGDKKATVYEVVY, encoded by the exons ATGCAGAGGCATTATGTCATG TACTACGAGATGTCCTACGGCCTCAACATTGAAATGCACAAGCAG GCAGAGATTGTCAAGAGGCTGAGTGCCATTTGTGCCCAGATCATTCCCTTCCTGACACAGGAG caccagcagcaggtcctgcaggCAGTGGAACGGGCCAAGCAGGTGACCATGGGCGAGCTCAACAGCATCGTCGGG cagcagcagctccagcagctctcccagcacgCAGCCCCCCTCCCGCTGGTTCCCCACCCATCCAGCACTCAGCCCCCCAGCCTGAGCACGGGCAGCTCGGGGCTCCTGGCCCTCTCCGGGGCGCTGATGGCTCAGGTTCAGCTGGCCAAGGAGCACAGAgtggcccagcctggggagagcagag AGCTCACCCCAAGCAGG AGCGTTTCATCTTCCCCTGCCGAGAGCCTGCCCGACGAGCAGCGCACGGGGCTGAAGAggaagagggaggagaaggagctgcctgggcattCT GACAGCGGTGGGGACAAGAGTGACGACAACCTGGTGGTGGATGAG GACCCGCCCTCGGAGCCCGGCAGCCCCCGGAGCcgccccccgagccccgcgTCCGTCGGGGGTTCCAGCGGGGAGCACCGGGAGCAGAGCCCG ACCCACTCAGCGGCCAGCGCTGCCACCTCCAagccctcctcttcctcaccagCCCGTGACTCCCTCACGCCAGGCCCCGGACCCAGCTCGGCCATCGCGCTCCGGCCACCCCCGGGCAAGGCAGCGGGCACCGACAGCGCCA ctctctgcagccccctgagctcctccagccccttcaCGTCCTCCCTGGCCATGGTGCCCCACGccagccccagcctctgcacGGGCACCCAGCTgtcagtgccccaggccagcagcacGCTGCTCCACGGCCGCTCACCCCTG GTGGCATTTGAGTCTCACCCTCACCTGAGGGCCTCCACCCTCTCCTCTTCACTCCCCACCGTCCCTGGAGGGAAAAC TGCCTACTCCTTCCACGTCAGTGCAGACGGGCAGATGCAGCCGGTGCCTTTCCCCCCCGACGCCCTGCTGGGCTCCGGCATCCCCCGGCACGCGCGGCAGCTGCACACGCTGAGCCACGGCGAGGTGGTCTGTGCTGTCACCATCAGCAACTCCACCAGACACGTCTACACCGGGGGCAAGGGCTGCGTCAAGGTCTGGGACGTGGGGCAGCCGGGCACCAAGACGGCCGTGGCTCAGCTGGACTGCctg AACCGTGACAACTACATCCGCTCCTGCAAGCTGCTCCCCGACGGGCGCAGCCTGATCGTGGGGGGGGAGGCCAGCACCCTGTCCATCTGGGACCTGGCAGCCCCCACGCCCCGCATCAAGGCTGAGCTCACCTCCTCTGCCCCCGCCTGCTACGCCCTGGCCATCAGCCCTGACGCCAAAgtctgcttctcctgctgcagcgaCGGCAACATTGTGGTGTGGGACCTGCAGAACCAGACCCTGGTCAG GCAGTTTCAAGGCCACACAGACGGTGCCAGCTGCATTGACATCTCTAACTATGGCACCAAGCTGTGGACAGGGGGTCTGGACAACACCGTGCGCTGCTGGGACCTGCGGGAGGgccggcagctgcagcagcacgaCTTCAGCTCCCAG aTCTTTTCCCTGGGCTACTGTCCCATGGGAGAGTGGCTGGCCGTGGGCATGGAGAGCAGCAACGTGGAGATCCTGCACGTCACCAAACCCGACAAGTACCAGCTGCACCTCCACGAGAGCTGTGTCCTCTCTCTCAAATTCGCCTCCTGTG GGAGGTGGTTTGTGAGCACGGGGAAGGACAACCTGCTCAACGCCTGGAGGGCGCCCTATGGAGCCAGCATTTTCCAG TCTAAGGAGTCTTCGTCAGTCCTGAGCTGTGACATCTCTGTCAACGACAAATTCATCGTGACGGGCTCTGGTGACAAGAAGGCCACAGTGTATGAGGTGGTTTACTGA
- the TLE5 gene encoding TLE family member 5 isoform X2: protein MMFPQSRHSGSSHLPQQLKFTTSDSCDRIKDEFQLLQAQYHSLKLECDKLASEKSEMQRHYVMYYEMSYGLNIEMHKQAEIVKRLNGICAQVLPYLSQEHQQQVLGAIERAKQVTAPELNSIIRQLQAHQLSQLQALALPLTPLPVGLQPPSLPAVSAGTGLLSLSALGSQAHLSKEDKNGHDGDAHQDDDGEKSD from the exons ATGATGTTTCCACAAAGCCGGCACTCG GGCTCCTCTCACCTGCCTCAGCAGCTGAAGTTCACGACCTCCGACTCGTGCGACCGCATCAAGGACGagttccagctgctgcaggcccagtACCACAG CTTGAAGTTGGAATGTGACAAACTAGCCAGCGAGAAATCGGAGATGCAGCGTCACTACGTCATG taCTATGAGATGTCCTACGGGCTGAATATTGAAATGCACAAACAG GCTGAAATTGTCAAGAGGCTAAATGGGATTTGTGCACAGGTTCTGCCCTACCTTTCACAAGAG caTCAGCAGCAAGTCTTGGGAGCCATTGAACGAGCTAAGCAGGTCACAGCACCAGAACTGAACTCCATCATCCGT cagctccaggctcaccagctgtcccagctccaaGCCCTCGCTCTGCCCCTGACCCCGCTGCCCGTGGGGCTCCAGCCTCCCTCTCTGCCCGCTGTCAGCGCTGGCACCGGGCTCCTGTCGCTGTCAGCCCTGGGCTCTCAGGCTCACCTCTCCAAGGAGGACAAGAACGGCCACGATGGGGATGCCCACCAAGATGATGATGGCGAGAAATCGGATTAG